Sequence from the Hylaeus volcanicus isolate JK05 chromosome 1, UHH_iyHylVolc1.0_haploid, whole genome shotgun sequence genome:
GTTCTTCGGGATCTGTCGAGCCATCCGAATCTACCAGAATTCTACGGAATCTATCGCAGAAGGTCCGGCAAGAAGACCGAGTACGATCAAATATGGTTCGTCATGGAGGTAGGTGCAGTTTGCCccattaacccttaaatgcctcgagtttcaaatttgataccggacttttaaatcgaattgtacattAGCAATTGgttcgtttttaatatttggctgtgtGTATGTTACCGTTGCATAATGTTTTTTCGAACAAAGGTTAGCAAATACACGTTAGCtgttaaaattgttcgaatactaaatacattgatatttgttttaaatttaattgggaAAATTAGGCTACTAAGGGTTAAGCACGGAATATAAGCAATCCTCgattaatggaaaaataataccTAGTTGCTCCACAGTTACTTACTACGATACGCAGATCTGCGTGACACTTTGTACGCTAACATTGTCCTCGTTATTCATACCGAAAGCGATGTCGCGTCGAGACGCCGAtggtacatacatatatccgTAACGACGCTCCTTTAACGTCGTAATTCTCcggaggaaaaaagaaaagcccGGAGACCGAGAACAGACATGGAACATGAAGGGTGAAGCTGCGGGAGAACGGGGGTGGGGTGGTGGGGGGAGACAGaggagaaagaaggaaaaagaaagagaagaaaggCAACGCCGAGGGAAGAGTTGCTGTACGTACCCATGCCAGGACCCGGAGGCAATTTCAAGCATTTGAGACGGTCGAATACACGGATAATTTACGACACGCGCGGCCATTAAACAATCATTAAACTCGTTCGTGTACGCAGGTGAGCCCCGGCACGTCGCGGCCCTAATTTACGGGTGGACCTCCGCGGTGAGCacgaaatattattacttatcTCGAGCAAAGCGTCGATATTCGATTTAACGCGTACGCGTGCACGTACCACCTTCGACGATCGCCCAGACCGACGTCCACGTCTGGTCCTCGATTTAAAGCGCTATTCTAGTCCGAAGGGCTGAGGCGTGCTTGGAATTTTGTACTACAATGGCAGTTATTCGAGATACAAGGTTCAAACCTTGCACACATGTCTCGTTAAGTTAGCAGATATTAATATCTGTTATTTCTGACAAAAGTGCCTTTTTCGTTAGAAACCATTACGATACCTCGTGGCATTTATTTTCACGCAAGACACTCGTCTAAAGGGAGCGcatagtttcattttaaagacAAGTCGCACGACCAGCTGccataaaacaaataaaataattgtagaatacgTATCGCGCCCGTCGACGATCGTAAATTCGTCTCGATTCGGTTTCGTGGCCAATGGATCCGGATGGACGCACTCGGTACGAGCTTCGAGCGCATTGGACGAGCACGCGATGCACGCAGTGGATGCATCCTGTCGGAGGCTCATCGAGCGCAGCACGAAAAGTTCGACTACTGCCGACGGTTTGTGTACGTGCCCGTAAAATTCGGCTGCGATACCATATGAAATACCATCGGCGATAAATCTTTGCCACATTGTCGTTGCGTGTCGTTCTTCTCCAACTCCCCGtcttctccctttctctctggCCGGCGGAGCCTCCGTGAACGTTTACCGGGCTTTTTACCGGAGCCGATTGACTCGCAAAACCGTTGTTACGTTCTTCGATGCCTGTGCCCAGCACCTATCGGACTTGTACTTTTGTTTGCACCATCTTCGCTCGTACAGCGAGCGTCCATAATCTTGAGACGCGTAAGAACCATCCTCTGAAAGGTTTTCTCTTATTCGAGATACAGAGTGATGCACAGAATGTATCGTAGTTCCCTGGGTAGTTCTGGCTCGCGAATCAAGTCACCAACTCTAATTCGGCGTGAATACACGGTCAGCAATAATTGGCGGTAATCCAATCGAACCTGTTGCTCTTGATGGAAGATTAGCAATTCGATCTTGTGTCAATTTCTCGAGTAATCCCTCGAATGACCTATCGAAAGAAGTCCCACTTGATGTCGTACGGCGTGGGcggtatattataatttttctagaCGTGCAGATAGTCACACGTTTTAAATGTTCCAGCACGAAGAGTTCGTAATTGAGATTCCTGTTTGCTGTGTCAGAGCTTCGACCGTGGAAAGATAGGGGTACGCGACAAAATGGAGGACAGAGTCCGTTAAGATCGCGAGCAATTACATAAAATCGcgcagaaaatgaaattccgtTCCGAATAGTCAATCTAAATTGCTTCCGCAATTACGCGGACAACTACGAGCTGTCCGCGACGTCCGAAGCGGCGATGCAAATCGAAGATTGCTTTCCTCGAGTGCTGCAATATGCTTGTAATATAGAAGCCACTCATTTCGCGAAGAACGAACGTGTAATCGTCACGATTTTGTGATTTGCAGCTCTGCGATGGTGGACCGGTGATGGACCTCGTTCGCGGCCTCGTCTCCATGGACAAGAAACTGCGGGAGGAACACATAGGCTATATTCTAAGGGAGGTGATCAAAGTAAGTCTTAGAAAATTAGCTACGTTTCGTAAGGGAGGCGAACCCTTGGACTCTATTTCCCTCGCTTACACTTAGAGTGGATGATTTCTCGATAAATGTACTTAAATACGCGCTCAATGGCTACGAGCATGATGCAGCGTAATATGCTCTTAACCTAACGGGAGTCGACGCGATGAAAAGAGTCTCGGTCTCGCGCAATCGGGGGTAACACGCGCTGGTCGACATTTCGCCGAGCATTCTTACGCGTGTGGAAAATCGGTGAACGCGCAGGATCGCGGGAGATGCGCGTCAATGGAGCAACATTCTACGGcgtataaattacaaataagaCAGGCGAGATGGCTCGCTAATTAACCTGCTCGCAAATGAAAGGCTGCCCGCTCGTTCGCCCTTCTCCGTGGTTCCATCTCTCCGGGCCGCGTTCACCGGAGATCAAGAGCGCAAAGACTTCCGTCCCGTTCTCCTCCGACGCGTACCTGCGTTTCTCCGCTTCCAAGAGAAGCCCCGTGTTACAGTCAAGGACAAAACCCCGCGAGAACAGTCGTACGCGACGTTATCCTCCCCTGGCAAATGGAAAAACACGGCTGGCGGCGGAGGAATAACCGAGAAACGTGAGCGAATTGCAAACGTTTCCCGCTTCGAGGTCTATAATTTTACTAGGGAAACGATTCCCTCTGTCACAGTGAAGCGGTGGTCTACGGGGTCTACTAAAATCGGAGGATCTAGATACGAGGTGATGTAGACCACTGTTTAGATTGTATTTCTCTCGGTTCGACAATATCTTcgcattttatttctttcgctATCTTCGTACATACAAGTTTCACTAGTCGTGAGAAAGAAACTCTGAGCATTCGCATCAGCGAATATACCACCGCGACGATCCTCAGCCACGCGTACAGGAATCGGCCCATAGATTTTAGCACACCCTGTACACCGTTCCTTGTCCTCGCGGAATATAATTTACGGTAATACTGTACGAGACGTTCTTCCATCTCCGCGAAACAAACCACGGAATGGAAATGGACAGAAGGAAACAATTAGGAAAAAATCCTGGACACTCGGAGCGGACGGGTGTCATTTGCGCGTCAAGCGTCGCAATTTGATCGACGCCGAGGGTAGAACGTTGCGTTTCCGCTTCGAATCGTGCGTGGTATCCCTTCCGCCCCATGCACCCGATACGAGGCGAGGTGTCCCGGCAAAAACACCGAGACCGCGTAAAATCGATGGGTTCTGCTAATTATCTCCGCCGTGGGAACACCGAGAACGCGATCCCTTCGGCGAGACTTTCTACTATCGACTGTACCTGTACTTGCAACACCTATCAACCTATCGACTTTCAATCGACGCGCGACGGGGGAGATCGGATCGATGTAACTGTCAAATGGCATCGAGTGGCGGACGATCGATACGCGTCGCTATTAAACCCGTAGACCGAACATGCGGCGGTTGCCTCCGTAGtcgcttcatttttattgcatttatcGACGATCTCGCTAATCTGTTTATGCACAGTACGGTTTCGCCAGATGCTGACGACCTTAGACGTATTTTTTAGCACGCTCTAGGCTTCGCCTTACCGCCGCGGGTTTCGAAGGTTCGCGGTTTAAAGTCGCTCAAGGACTCCGGTTGCGAGATGGATGGCATTTAGAACGACTCCAACGTCGAACGTTATGCGTGAAACGCCGTTCTCTTTATGGAATTTAGCACCGTCTTCGATCGAGGGAAATGGGCGTATTTCACAATCGCACCCCCGATTTCGCAAACACAAAACTTACGGGTCGATCTCGGGAACCGTCCTCGAATTCGATTTCTGTTTCATCGAGCAAAGTCAAGGATCCTCCTGTACTTTTGCACCATAGTGTATTCGCGGAGTCGAACAGTTTGTCGCTAAATCATGGCGAGAGCCCACTTTTCGAGTATACCACGCGCACGCACGGCTTCTCGCGTTCTCCGTTCATCTTCCGCCTCGGAGCCCTTTGCGTCAGTGTTTTTCTCTCTGTTCCGCCATGCTTTCTCGTAAAATGCACGCAACCCCTTCTTCCTCTCCCCGGACCCCTTCTTGTTCGCGTTGGTACGTGTTCCATGGGTCCAGTAGCGATTCGTCCACGGTCGCTCGTGCGGTAAATCAGACCACGTTGACGTTTAATGCCGGCAAATTACACGCGAAATAAATGCTCGCAAAGAACGAGGCACCCGGTGTCTCTACCGCCGACGTAATCGCGGTTAGGGGAAACGCGTGGAGAAGAAAGTTCGACCGAAGACGGTCGATGTTCCTCGTTAAGGTGTCTTCTCGTTTTGCGGACAGATCGGATACTCCAAAAATGTCATACGGTGACGATCAATATTCTAGCTACGAAAACATTCGATACTCGACGAGAACGAGTGATTCATTTTTACCTTGAAAAATACGGAAATTTTGAATCGctaaaatttgtctaataaCGAATCGCCACGTTCCTCAGGCAGTGATCCATCTGCACGAGAACAACGTGATCCACCGTGATATACGCGGTAGCAACATCCTACTGACCAAAGAGGGGGAAGTGAAGCTGGTGGACTTCGGGCTGTCAAAGATGATAAAAGGTGAAATGGGGAAGAGGTACACCTGCATAGGATCGCCGTGTTGGATGTCGCCGGAAGTCGCCATGAGCAAAAACGACAACGACAAAGGATACGGTAGTCGAGCAGACGTGTGGGCAATCGGTATCACGGCGATCGAATTGGCCGATGGAAAGCCACCCTTTCAAGATATGCACCCCACCAGGGCCCTCTTTCAGATCGTTCGCAATCCTCCCCCGAATCTGTACAGGCCGTCCAACTGGACCCAAAACTTCAACGATTTCATTGCCGAGTACGTTCATCAAAAAGTTCCTTACATGCACCTAAATTTAATCTAAATTAGATCTCAATAACACTGCTCTATCGTAGGTGTCTGGAGAAGAATCCTGAGAACAGGCCGTTCATGGCGGAAATAGCCGAGCACCCTTTCCTGTCTGAACTACCTGACAACGAATTTCTGGTAATATCACATTCGTAAGAGATTACACGAGTCTCAGAGGAAAAACTGATAACGGTGGTTTTCAGCTGGCTAAAGAGATCAAGGTGCTGATGATGGACGCCTGCCCGAAAGGTAAACTCGACAGGAGAGCGGAAGTAATAGTTCGAAAAAATTTCCTAAAGGTAACGATTCAACCGATCCTGGTGCTCCAGACCAGATAAATGTCGTTTGTTTTCCGTCCTCCGCACAGATTCACCAAACGGATCCTCTGGAGCCCATGTTCATGGAGGACGTCGCGGCGCTCGAGACGCTCACGGAGGACTCGATTTTGGACGAGCTGCACGAAAGATTGAGACAGGGTTACTACCACAGCTTCGTCGGGGACATTCTTCTAATTCTGAATCCGAACGAACAGCAGGACATTTACGGATCCGATGTAAGTATCGTTCACAGATCCAAAGCTTCCATTAAAAACGATTCAAACAATTCTCTAGTCAACTGAACAAGAAATGTGGTTCTTGGTACCACAAAATTAACCGAAGAATCGGGAACCAAAAAGTGGCGATTCCATTGTTGCAGTACCACACAAAGTACCAATGCAAATCGCGGTCGGATAACGCACCTCACGTATACTCTGTGGCCGATAGCGCCTATCAGGACGTGCTGCACAACGAGGAGCCTCAACACATCCTGTTGGCGGGCGAAAGTAATTCGGGGAAGACCACGAACATGCTGCACCTCGTCCGACATCTCATGTATCTGGGAAAAGTAATCGATCGCCGTAAACGTAACCATAAatgaaacgagagaaacactTTTGCACGAGACACGTTCGATTTCAGAGTTTACAGGATACCGGGGCGAGATTATTTCGAGCCATCAAAGTGATCCACGCTTTCAGCAACGCTGCCACTCCCCTCAACCCTAACTCGACCAGATGCATGCTGGAAATACAGACCACGTTCGGCTCGTCTGGGAAGGCTTCCGGTGGCATATTCTGGTTGTATCAGCTGGAAAAATGGCGCGTCTCCACTCGCGACAGGTTATAAGATCTTATTGCAGTCCTGCTCGGTTAACTGAGAATTCGTCGCCCTGGATATTCGAGATTTTACACGCTTTGcgcatattttattcgtatactTTCAAAGTCCTATTTTAGAATGTACGCGCGGTCGCGGTAGCAGCTCGATACAAGAAAAGTCGATCCCTGGAATAAATTCCCGACTAATTGGGAATATCTCGATTTTTCTCACTCGATCTAGCACTACCGTGTAACGTTGCGTTACCGATGCATGACCATCATTCCACGCGACACGAACTAGCAATTTGCCAGTAAATTAGATTTCAGAATCGCGGCTCGCTTAGGTCGCTCTAAACGCGCGTTTATCGATTAGACGCGGTAGTCACGAGGCATAATACGTTCTCAACAGAAATCAATCGAATTTTCACGTGTTCTACTACTTCTACGACGGCCTCGACTCGACGAGCAAATTGAAGAACTACTCCCTGCCGCCGGGCAGAAGGATGCGGTATTTGAGAATAAGCGACAAGGGAACGGAGAGGAAACGATCGTTCAAAGTCAGGAACGATCCGCGGGGAAACGTGGTGAAGTTCGAGGAGCTGGTGGAAAATCTGCGAGTGTTGGAAATGGAGGAGTATTGCGAGACAATCTGGAAGGTGCTGGCGGCGATCTTGACCCTAGGTGAAATTCGATTCGTCGAAGGCAACAACGGGGAAGCCGACATGGACAACAACGACGCCGCGAACAGAGGTACGTATCGAGTTGAAGGAATAAGTAATTCACCACTGTTTATAAAGAATAGAGGATTACTCACTGGCGAGCCTAGAAACTCGTAAAATCGCTAACGGAGCGTCTCTTCGCGTTTCAGTGGCCCAGCTTCTCAACCTGGacgagaagaaatttgtctggGCGCTGGTCAATTACTGCGTGATTGTCAAAGGCAGCGTTGTCCGCAAAAAGCACAGCTGCGAGGAAGCGAAAGAGGCGCGGGACGTACTCGCAAACACCATCTACCAACGGCTGGTCGACTGGATAGTGAACACTATCAATCATAAATTTACGGTTACGCGCACGTTATTGTGAGTTTCGAAACGGAATCGTCGGTTCGCGAGCCGCTTAATTAAGATGCGTCTGCCTTTCAGCGGCGACAAGTACGCCATCAGCGTGATGGATCTCTTCGGATTCGAGTGCTTCGCGGTGAATCGACTCGAGCAGTTGATAGTGAACACCATGAACGAACAGATGCAATGCTATTACAACCAAAGGATATTCGCCTGGGAGATGGTAAGTCTCGAGGAAGAATTCTACGAGGAATCGTTCAGATGGAAAATGCACAGAGAAACAAACGGTTGCTATTCTAATATCCTGCATTGTCTGTTCTAAATACCGCAACACTTTTACTTGGATacttttctgttatttttcaaCTGTAGCCATTTGTGCCGTTCATTGTACAAATCAAATTAAGTTTGCGCAGTGAGCGGCTCGTTTGTCTCTCTATCTCTGCACCCTCGTAGCTACAAATGATCCTCCTCCGTAGcaagaacaagaagaagaggaCATACCCGTGCAACGTTTACACTTCTACGACAACAAAGACGCGATAGATCAGCTGCTAAGCAAAGACAGGGGTCTGTTCAGTATAA
This genomic interval carries:
- the LOC128884559 gene encoding neither inactivation nor afterpotential protein C isoform X4; this translates as MNDYGYNRRGGREHDRRSRSRGDDDEPEDRDRRTTLQRLDSIQDPGKRYLLRDCIGSGVCGDVYEAIDQQAGNKRVAVKVQKLTPESQSLIVEEYKVLRDLSSHPNLPEFYGIYRRRSGKKTEYDQIWFVMELCDGGPVMDLVRGLVSMDKKLREEHIGYILREVIKAVIHLHENNVIHRDIRGSNILLTKEGEVKLVDFGLSKMIKGEMGKRYTCIGSPCWMSPEVAMSKNDNDKGYGSRADVWAIGITAIELADGKPPFQDMHPTRALFQIVRNPPPNLYRPSNWTQNFNDFIAECLEKNPENRPFMAEIAEHPFLSELPDNEFLLAKEIKVLMMDACPKGKLDRRAEVIVRKNFLKIHQTDPLEPMFMEDVAALETLTEDSILDELHERLRQGYYHSFVGDILLILNPNEQQDIYGSDYHTKYQCKSRSDNAPHVYSVADSAYQDVLHNEEPQHILLAGESNSGKTTNMLHLVRHLMYLGKSLQDTGARLFRAIKVIHAFSNAATPLNPNSTRCMLEIQTTFGSSGKASGGIFWLYQLEKWRVSTRDRNQSNFHVFYYFYDGLDSTSKLKNYSLPPGRRMRYLRISDKGTERKRSFKVRNDPRGNVVKFEELVENLRVLEMEEYCETIWKVLAAILTLGEIRFVEGNNGEADMDNNDAANRVAQLLNLDEKKFVWALVNYCVIVKGSVVRKKHSCEEAKEARDVLANTIYQRLVDWIVNTINHKFTVTRTLFGDKYAISVMDLFGFECFAVNRLEQLIVNTMNEQMQCYYNQRIFAWEMQEQEEEDIPVQRLHFYDNKDAIDQLLSKDRGLFSIIDDASKHQMDYQYILTKIGQSNNLYVKAASSHEFTVAHYTGKLIYDSSEIAEKNRDFVPPEMVETFRLSGLLTVKEMFTNKLTKSGNLTIVVEHTKVAEKKTSKGKWGALMQETNKPRKFNTASRGQYSQSRKMRTCTATFKSTSLEILKNLSSGGGSGGIHFVRCLRSDLEGAPRGFYREVVRQQIRALAILDTAKARQRGYPCRISFQEFLRRYQFLAFDFDENVEITKDNCRLLLIRLKMEGWMIGKTKVFLKYYNEEYLSRLYETQVKKIVKVQCMMRAFLARKNMATKITTTVKKDVESVYKEEGDGGSVGGRSSCNDTESVQRAHSEEGDGASNGEDADGSGDDGHDEILQQQMEVEEHVPSPPTLPCSPLSRPRAILATSTSVQSCDSSQFGCDE